The window CAACTGACAagcttttttaaacaatcacTATATTGCATTTATTCTCACTATAGATGTTGATATTGTTTAGCATACTATTCCAGCTCTGCAGGTTTTAAATGgaattttaaaaactgcagcatGAATTGAGGTTTGACCAGTAAATGCAAAGTTTAATTACTAATTCCTCACAGGTAAGATTAAGCCTACTGTAGATGTTGCAGGACAATTATTACTATATtaatctttttcactttttaatatCATGGCAATCATACACCAAAATGACAGCATCTGAATAAAACAGATGAAATATATAACATGTTCAACAGATTCATTACAAGTCTTAATAATATGCTGACTTACATCCCACAGCTTCAGAAATCCGGAGTCATCCTCATGCAGATATGTAGGGAGAGCACGGAGGACGGCAGCACGGAGGACATTGACGTCAACTTGTTCCTTAAGTATGAGAAAACACATCATCTTAATTTGAAATGCCAAACAGGGAAGGAACAGAATTTATCACAAGAAATAGCCCTATATGATGTATTTTAATACGATTAGGTAATGCCTACCAAACTGTCAAATGACAATATCAAAAGAGGAACACTTGATGACATTTATTGTTTCTATTGTTGGTCGTGTTTTTTCCAAACAGTCTTTCACGATAGAAGACTGTCAGCTATCAACGATGGCATCATCATTTGGCCCTAATGTAATCTGAAGATAGGGAGTTCCAACAGGGTTCTATTATTATCATGCATGAAGAAGGATAATCAACTCACCTGGCGGTCATAAGTGTTGAAGAGCTGATCCAGGACTTCAGACACCTTCCCTGTGGGCGCAGCTTTCTTCCTGAACAAACTCTGAAGACGAGGGACATGTCTGTCTAACTCAGAATAGAAGTGGTTCTTCAGGTTGATGTTTGTGATTCTGTGAAACTCTGCacaaatctgtaaaataaaaatgtgacattgAAGTGCATTTGTAtctcaaaagaaaaaggaaaatgaagttgtaaaacattacattacaaAACGTGTTTAAACATTATGTACTGTCGCATTATAAATGtcaaaactttacatttgtTAAATGCTTGTCAGACTAAGTGACTGATGTTGAGATCCCTACACTTCCCTATcacatacaaagaaaaaaaaactcacctgtGACTCCATCTTTAGGGCAGGCCAGCGCTCCAGGATCTCTCCAACAGGCAAGTCATCATTGATGACCTCTTTGCGTCGCAGGGAAAAGGTGGTCTGCATCAACTTTGCAATCAGAGGGAGGTTTTTGTCAGTCCTTATAACTTCATCTACAATCTGGAGTCTCTGTCGCTCAAGGCTTGAACCATCTTCTCCTTTTGGAAAGTTGGGGAGAAAATTCACTTCTGCCCTTTTTGGTCTCTTTATGTCAGTGTGGGGAGATTGTTTGTCAGGGTTGTTTCTGCTTCTCTTTCCAGAATTTACAGCTACCTCACTATATCCTGCCCGACTCAACTTAGTGCAGAAGTTACCCATCTTAAACTTCAGACTATTTTTCCAACCATACCATCCTGTCTGCGTTCCTGGTTCTTTAAGACAAGGATGGGTGGTGACAAGCGCTTCTGCAACCACTGAAATGTCTTTATCACTGGGATATGCTTTAAAGCTATGCATTTTGGATGCAAGGGTTTCAAGAATGTCATGCTTCTGTCCCCTTGATAACTTCAGGGTTTTCCC is drawn from Labrus bergylta chromosome 8, fLabBer1.1, whole genome shotgun sequence and contains these coding sequences:
- the LOC109978676 gene encoding sterile alpha motif domain-containing protein 3-like isoform X2, with the protein product MDIVRKMTLASRPESVTELEKMTKEKFKIDFDFCLSYEDPDFDGQLCSLIDIEELPQKAVLKLVRSQSDASSIASDDTIILPHAMTPERTQRWPDVCPVPAFSYEVELILVEGNLNHERTGKTLKLSRGQKHDILETLASKMHSFKAYPSDKDISVVAEALVTTHPCLKEPGTQTGWYGWKNSLKFKMGNFCTKLSRAGYSEVAVNSGKRSRNNPDKQSPHTDIKRPKRAEVNFLPNFPKGEDGSSLERQRLQIVDEVIRTDKNLPLIAKLMQTTFSLRRKEVINDDLPVGEILERWPALKMESQICAEFHRITNINLKNHFYSELDRHVPRLQSLFRKKAAPTGKVSEVLDQLFNTYDRQEQVDVNVLRAAVLRALPTYLHEDDSGFLKLWDALSDELQIDNIPVGLLLISATSTDAAVFCPEKVAVVLEDNTVVDFPTFSDAFVMLFALIYGLHLSYPKDLANTFDFIQKVLMGLEDGKLKPRVLSLKNDLLSTE
- the LOC109978676 gene encoding sterile alpha motif domain-containing protein 3-like isoform X1, which translates into the protein MDIVRKMTLASRPESVTELEKMTKEKFKIDFDFCLSYEDPDFDGQLCSLIDIEELPQKAVLKLVRSQSDASSIASDDTIILPHAMTPERTQRWPDVCPVPAFSYEVELILVEGNLNHERTGKTLKLSRGQKHDILETLASKMHSFKAYPSDKDISVVAEALVTTHPCLKEPGTQTGWYGWKNSLKFKMGNFCTKLSRAGYSEVAVNSGKRSRNNPDKQSPHTDIKRPKRAEVNFLPNFPKGEDGSSLERQRLQIVDEVIRTDKNLPLIAKLMQTTFSLRRKEVINDDLPVGEILERWPALKMESQICAEFHRITNINLKNHFYSELDRHVPRLQSLFRKKAAPTGKVSEVLDQLFNTYDRQEQVDVNVLRAAVLRALPTYLHEDDSGFLKLWDQALSDELQIDNIPVGLLLISATSTDAAVFCPEKVAVVLEDNTVVDFPTFSDAFVMLFALIYGLHLSYPKDLANTFDFIQKVLMGLEDGKLKPRVLSLKNDLLSTE